Proteins encoded by one window of Shewanella avicenniae:
- a CDS encoding xanthine dehydrogenase family protein molybdopterin-binding subunit has translation MKSFTSSLTDAEFAELTHAQPVNVSRRQFLLSSAGLAAGALVLSVGLPLRQARAAEAKPMAAGTRVPAFLQITPDNRILLQSPFVEGGQGIFTAMAQIVGEELDADPASFIVENAPTGPDFKVMIAGPGRITGGSMSVRFSYPVMRKLGALARQMLLQAAAAEWKVAIDELATEPGKVVHGKTQRSLSYGELAIKALDLAVPDPDSVSLKDPKDFRWIGKGVARVDVYEKSTGKAEYTIDIKADGMLHAAVQHAPRLGMTAAKILNQAQVEAMYGVHSVHILAGAGAVAVVAEHWWNAKRAVEAVQVEWLAAQGAEQNNIRHMPADFSSEAFSELLAKRTEPGDDAETKGEAVKLLNSASPEALISATYRTQYVHHAQLEPPSALAQFHPDGSLEVWLPNQAPDMFLADIAKRSGLTADKVTLHSPILGGFFGRHFLYPAASPYPQAIELAKAVGKPVKVIWSREEEFLRDPLRPMAAVRLRAEIKDNKPVALEAISSCEGPSEGIYGRDPNKVDGTAVEGLSGKSYAIPNVRIARDYVKNPTMLAYWRSVGNSMNDFVYECFLDEMADKAGVDPYQFRKQLLQDNPRLSHLLEVVVASAGGWQRGPFTAEDGTKRARGIAMASPFGTEAAAIAEVSIEHGQVRVHHVWEAVDPGSIVNPAIIEAQVNSAVALGLSQVLMEEVVYKKGKPLARNYDMYPILRPDEMAKVHVSIVESGAKMGGIGEPGLPAIPPAVVNAVSQLLGRRIRTMPLSRSSLED, from the coding sequence ATGAAATCGTTTACTTCCTCGCTGACTGATGCCGAATTCGCCGAGTTAACTCATGCTCAGCCGGTCAACGTCTCGCGGCGGCAATTTTTACTATCTTCTGCTGGTTTAGCGGCGGGTGCCTTGGTCTTGAGTGTAGGACTACCGCTGCGTCAAGCGCGAGCAGCTGAGGCGAAACCAATGGCAGCGGGCACGCGTGTCCCCGCGTTCCTGCAAATCACCCCAGATAACCGCATTTTGCTGCAAAGCCCCTTTGTCGAAGGTGGCCAAGGTATTTTTACCGCCATGGCGCAGATTGTCGGTGAAGAGTTGGACGCTGATCCTGCCAGCTTTATTGTGGAGAACGCCCCAACCGGCCCCGATTTCAAAGTGATGATCGCCGGCCCCGGCCGGATTACCGGCGGCAGTATGTCGGTGCGTTTTAGTTATCCGGTGATGCGCAAACTGGGTGCCTTAGCGCGGCAGATGTTACTGCAGGCCGCCGCCGCAGAATGGAAAGTGGCTATTGATGAACTAGCGACTGAACCGGGTAAGGTGGTACATGGTAAGACCCAGCGCAGCCTCAGTTATGGTGAGCTTGCCATCAAGGCACTCGATCTTGCTGTGCCAGATCCTGATAGCGTCAGTTTAAAAGACCCGAAAGATTTTCGTTGGATTGGCAAGGGCGTAGCGCGGGTGGATGTGTATGAAAAATCCACTGGTAAGGCCGAGTATACTATTGATATTAAAGCAGATGGAATGCTGCATGCGGCAGTACAACATGCGCCACGCTTAGGCATGACTGCGGCAAAAATTCTCAATCAAGCCCAAGTAGAAGCCATGTACGGGGTGCACTCAGTGCATATTCTTGCAGGTGCTGGCGCCGTGGCGGTGGTCGCTGAGCATTGGTGGAATGCCAAACGCGCGGTTGAAGCGGTGCAGGTAGAGTGGTTAGCGGCGCAGGGGGCAGAGCAAAACAACATCCGCCATATGCCAGCGGATTTTTCTAGTGAGGCATTTAGCGAGTTACTGGCCAAACGTACTGAGCCCGGTGACGACGCCGAAACCAAAGGCGAGGCGGTGAAGTTGCTGAATAGCGCCAGCCCAGAAGCTCTTATCAGTGCCACTTATCGTACCCAATATGTGCATCATGCGCAGTTAGAGCCGCCATCGGCGCTGGCGCAGTTTCACCCAGATGGCAGTTTAGAGGTATGGCTACCGAACCAAGCGCCCGACATGTTTCTGGCGGACATCGCCAAGCGCAGCGGCTTAACCGCAGACAAAGTCACGCTACATTCACCGATTCTGGGTGGTTTTTTCGGTCGTCATTTTCTCTATCCAGCGGCCAGCCCTTATCCACAGGCGATTGAGTTAGCCAAAGCCGTGGGCAAGCCAGTCAAAGTGATTTGGAGCCGTGAAGAAGAATTCCTGCGTGATCCGCTCAGACCGATGGCCGCGGTGCGACTACGGGCTGAAATTAAAGATAACAAGCCCGTCGCGTTAGAGGCGATTTCGTCTTGTGAAGGGCCAAGTGAAGGCATTTATGGCCGCGACCCTAACAAGGTTGATGGCACTGCAGTTGAGGGACTCTCAGGCAAATCCTACGCAATTCCCAATGTGCGTATTGCCCGCGATTATGTAAAAAATCCGACCATGCTGGCCTATTGGCGTTCAGTGGGTAATTCGATGAACGATTTCGTCTACGAATGTTTTCTAGATGAAATGGCCGACAAAGCGGGCGTCGATCCTTATCAATTCCGCAAACAGTTGTTGCAAGACAATCCAAGGTTATCGCACTTGTTAGAGGTAGTCGTCGCATCGGCCGGTGGCTGGCAACGTGGCCCATTTACCGCGGAAGATGGCACTAAGCGTGCTCGAGGGATTGCGATGGCATCGCCGTTTGGTACTGAAGCTGCGGCTATTGCCGAAGTGTCAATTGAACACGGCCAAGTGCGAGTGCATCACGTGTGGGAAGCTGTCGACCCCGGCTCGATTGTGAATCCGGCGATTATTGAAGCGCAGGTCAATTCGGCGGTGGCATTGGGGCTGTCGCAAGTGTTGATGGAAGAGGTAGTCTACAAAAAAGGCAAACCGTTGGCGCGCAACTATGACATGTACCCGATTTTACGCCCAGATGAGATGGCCAAAGTGCACGTGAGCATTGTTGAAAGTGGCGCCAAAATGGGCGGCATCGGTGAGCCCGGTTTACCGGCCATTCCGCCCGCGGTGGTGAATGCGGTATCGCAGCTACTTGGCCGACGTATTCGCACTATGCCGCTGTCTCGATCGTCGCTCGAAGACTGA
- a CDS encoding c-type cytochrome codes for MKKVSLVVFIVIIAAAVAWFSNRTPVSAFAGESLDAPAAELIQHGEYVARLSDCVACHTIPDKAPFSGGLKMMTPIGAVYSTNITPDNATGIGRYSLADFDRAVRHGVAQDGHRLYPAMPFPSYAKLTDDDVKALYAYFMHGVAPVAQPNHASDIPWPLNMRWPLALWAALFSDEGSYQPNSAENAQWNRGAYLVQGPGHCGSCHTPRGLAMQEQALDQSSKQYLAGALLDGWYAPSLRNDHNIGIGRWSEADVVQFLKNGRNQHAVVYGSMTDAYNNSTQFMSDEDLSAIAHYLKSLPGNPAVDGEPWRHQQQTFSANTANSQGAHIYLTRCAACHGADGIGREQWIPPLAGASSMLTRHDASAINITLNGSSRIVTQGVPDAYRMPPFRQQLSDQEIAAVLSFIRSAWGNQGAAVTADSVKTIRHDTDPASSDVVILQMR; via the coding sequence GTGAAAAAAGTGTCGCTCGTTGTTTTCATTGTCATTATTGCGGCTGCGGTTGCATGGTTTAGCAACCGTACACCAGTGTCGGCGTTTGCTGGCGAATCGTTGGACGCGCCAGCAGCTGAGCTTATCCAGCACGGTGAGTATGTGGCGCGCCTAAGCGACTGCGTTGCCTGTCATACCATTCCAGATAAAGCGCCGTTCAGTGGTGGCTTGAAGATGATGACGCCGATCGGCGCCGTCTATAGCACCAATATCACCCCAGATAACGCCACTGGAATTGGCCGCTATTCGCTGGCGGATTTTGATCGTGCCGTGCGTCACGGTGTGGCACAAGACGGTCATAGGTTGTATCCGGCAATGCCATTTCCGTCCTACGCCAAGCTGACTGATGACGATGTGAAAGCCTTATACGCCTACTTTATGCATGGCGTGGCACCGGTTGCGCAACCGAATCATGCCAGTGATATCCCGTGGCCGCTGAATATGCGTTGGCCGTTGGCGCTGTGGGCGGCCCTGTTTAGTGACGAGGGCAGTTATCAACCCAATAGCGCCGAAAATGCGCAATGGAACCGCGGTGCATACCTGGTGCAAGGCCCTGGGCATTGCGGCAGTTGCCACACCCCGCGTGGCCTAGCGATGCAAGAGCAAGCGCTGGATCAATCGAGTAAACAGTATCTTGCGGGGGCGCTATTAGATGGTTGGTATGCGCCGAGTTTACGCAATGACCACAACATTGGCATTGGTCGTTGGAGTGAAGCGGATGTGGTGCAGTTTTTGAAAAATGGCCGCAACCAACACGCGGTAGTGTACGGCTCGATGACTGACGCGTACAACAACTCCACCCAATTTATGAGTGATGAAGATCTGTCTGCCATTGCCCACTATCTAAAGTCACTGCCGGGCAATCCTGCCGTAGATGGTGAACCTTGGCGTCATCAGCAGCAAACCTTCAGCGCCAATACGGCCAACTCGCAAGGCGCGCATATTTATTTGACGCGCTGTGCCGCTTGTCACGGCGCCGATGGTATTGGGCGCGAGCAATGGATCCCGCCACTTGCGGGCGCGAGCTCGATGTTGACCCGCCATGATGCATCGGCAATCAACATTACTTTGAACGGCTCAAGCCGGATTGTGACTCAAGGTGTGCCCGATGCCTATCGTATGCCGCCGTTTCGGCAGCAACTATCCGATCAGGAGATTGCGGCGGTGTTGAGTTTTATCCGCAGTGCGTGGGGTAATCAAGGTGCAGCGGTAACGGCCGATTCCGTAAAAACCATCCGCCATGATACCGACCCAGCCAGCAGTGATGTGGTGATTTTGCAGATGCGCTAA
- a CDS encoding sensor domain-containing diguanylate cyclase, with amino-acid sequence MEHVVLTVQSQNQLQQALQQLDSSWLNLPSGRVLAQVYSRNLESGWLLSVSAELRAKLPNITVVGCSAMGIVSAGSDWNNATVVSLLRFDKSSFVATLLQSSPDDEYLDGRNMAAELAIKQRDLQGVLLLSNPTKLATTRLLRGMSDELVNLPIFGGLAGDFSQKLSTSVMLDQALSDAGSVIVAFYGEALRIKTFNYLGWTPFGEGMTVTSTQGDVVKTIDNIAAYDLYNYFIGIEKTGFFSSAMEFPLMANHGGKLVARVPIAVGEAHELVFLAQLEPGDTVQFGYGDVNSILSDLSFARHDLISFGPEAILVFSCCCRQSFLQDDPRAEIQPFEDVAAVAGFFTYGEIDTANVPRDVLNATIVSVGFSEEPAPAAEEDDWLITERAEMKMSRNLNRLQRLMCFISRMTEKLNAKNQELTRLAQLDSLTGVLNRRAFEEQLAQEFQHCRMISAPLSLLKIDLDGFKQLNEDFGHAIGDQLLCNLVDIVNRCVRHTDGFARYESDCFMLLLPQLHYGEALVIAERIRAGVAQSLTIKGIPELPKVTCSIGVAKFHDEQDTLDALLSRVDFAISRAKSAGRNCVKGE; translated from the coding sequence ATGGAGCATGTTGTTCTGACTGTGCAATCGCAAAATCAGCTCCAACAAGCGTTGCAACAATTAGATTCAAGTTGGCTAAACCTGCCTAGTGGCAGAGTGTTAGCTCAAGTGTATTCCCGCAATCTCGAATCCGGTTGGCTGCTATCAGTCTCTGCCGAACTGCGTGCCAAACTGCCCAATATTACCGTGGTCGGCTGCTCCGCGATGGGGATTGTCTCTGCTGGCAGCGATTGGAATAATGCCACGGTGGTGTCGTTACTTCGGTTCGATAAGTCCTCTTTTGTTGCCACTTTGCTGCAATCCAGCCCAGATGACGAGTACCTTGATGGGCGCAATATGGCGGCGGAACTGGCAATCAAGCAAAGGGATCTGCAAGGGGTACTGCTTCTCAGCAATCCCACCAAGTTGGCCACCACGCGCTTGCTGCGGGGTATGAGTGATGAGTTAGTCAATCTGCCCATTTTTGGTGGCCTTGCCGGGGATTTCTCGCAAAAGCTGTCAACCTCGGTGATGTTGGATCAAGCCTTGTCGGACGCTGGCTCAGTCATCGTAGCGTTTTACGGTGAAGCGTTACGGATCAAAACCTTTAACTACCTTGGCTGGACACCGTTTGGCGAGGGTATGACGGTCACGAGCACTCAAGGTGATGTGGTTAAAACCATCGATAATATCGCGGCTTACGATCTGTATAACTACTTTATTGGTATCGAAAAAACGGGATTTTTTAGTTCGGCAATGGAATTCCCGCTAATGGCCAATCATGGGGGCAAGCTGGTGGCGCGAGTGCCAATTGCCGTGGGTGAGGCGCATGAGCTGGTCTTTCTCGCCCAGCTTGAGCCTGGTGATACTGTGCAGTTTGGCTACGGCGATGTGAACAGTATTCTCAGCGATTTAAGTTTTGCTCGGCACGATTTAATCAGCTTTGGTCCAGAGGCAATTTTAGTCTTCTCGTGTTGTTGTCGGCAGTCATTTCTACAAGATGATCCGCGGGCTGAGATTCAGCCCTTTGAAGACGTGGCGGCGGTGGCGGGGTTTTTCACCTATGGCGAAATCGATACTGCCAATGTGCCACGCGATGTACTCAATGCCACCATTGTATCCGTAGGGTTTAGCGAAGAACCCGCTCCCGCCGCAGAGGAAGACGATTGGCTGATCACCGAGCGGGCTGAGATGAAGATGTCGCGTAATCTCAACCGATTACAACGACTGATGTGCTTTATTTCGCGTATGACTGAAAAGCTTAACGCCAAAAATCAGGAGCTTACTCGCCTAGCGCAGCTTGATAGCTTAACCGGAGTGTTAAACCGCCGCGCCTTTGAAGAGCAGTTGGCACAAGAGTTTCAGCATTGCCGCATGATTAGTGCACCATTATCGCTGTTGAAAATCGACTTAGATGGCTTTAAACAACTGAATGAAGATTTTGGTCATGCCATTGGCGATCAACTGCTGTGCAATTTGGTCGATATTGTCAATCGCTGTGTGCGCCATACAGATGGGTTTGCACGTTATGAAAGTGACTGCTTTATGCTGCTGCTACCGCAACTGCATTATGGTGAAGCGTTGGTAATTGCTGAGCGGATCCGCGCTGGGGTGGCGCAGTCACTCACCATTAAAGGTATTCCTGAATTGCCCAAAGTCACCTGTTCAATAGGCGTGGCTAAGTTTCATGATGAGCAAGACACATTGGATGCTTTGTTATCGCGGGTCGATTTTGCTATCTCACGAGCAAAAAGCGCTGGCCGCAATTGCGTGAAAGGCGAGTAG
- a CDS encoding SPOR domain-containing protein, translated as MRSDYANSKPRQPRKRGANSKSKATAAPRRPVSPIKFVVGLAVLVGFIYALWFLKHDGTDAASGNEPQAVTTKAAAPATTNPKDTLPPKPKEEWTYQKELENKQVEVDVPAQSNQPSRPYQMQCGSFRKESQAQEMKAVIAFQGIEAQVRKVGGNNGDWFKVILGPYDAKRQAERDRHTLQRVGLNGCMIWLWTN; from the coding sequence CAAGCGCGGTGCTAACAGCAAAAGCAAAGCGACGGCTGCGCCACGCCGCCCAGTATCACCAATCAAGTTCGTGGTGGGCTTGGCCGTGCTTGTGGGGTTTATCTACGCGTTGTGGTTTTTAAAGCATGACGGCACTGACGCCGCGAGCGGCAATGAACCACAAGCTGTGACAACCAAAGCGGCGGCACCAGCAACAACCAATCCGAAAGATACGTTGCCACCAAAGCCGAAAGAAGAGTGGACCTATCAGAAAGAGCTTGAAAACAAGCAAGTTGAAGTGGATGTACCAGCGCAGAGCAATCAGCCAAGTCGCCCATATCAGATGCAATGTGGCTCTTTCCGTAAGGAGTCACAAGCTCAAGAGATGAAAGCCGTTATCGCATTCCAAGGCATTGAGGCGCAAGTACGTAAAGTCGGCGGCAACAATGGTGATTGGTTTAAAGTGATCCTTGGCCCCTATGATGCGAAGCGCCAAGCTGAGCGCGATCGTCATACCCTGCAACGCGTAGGTCTCAACGGCTGTATGATCTGGCTTTGGACTAATTAA
- a CDS encoding YhbP family protein: protein MLVEMPRPISQYLQQHHVLTLATVDTDGVWCASCFYYFDSASASCYLMTADDSRHTQAMLERPQIAGTIADQTRNVAKIQGIQFSAIAKRVSAADVEAITHQYCEHFPIARLKSAPLWQLELQTIKMTDNLLGFGKKHHWQRLDDCTISA from the coding sequence ATGTTAGTCGAAATGCCACGCCCCATTAGTCAGTATCTGCAACAGCACCATGTGTTGACCTTGGCGACAGTCGACACTGATGGTGTTTGGTGTGCCAGCTGCTTCTATTACTTCGATAGCGCCAGCGCCAGTTGTTATTTGATGACCGCCGATGATAGTCGTCATACCCAAGCCATGTTGGAGCGACCACAGATTGCAGGCACCATTGCCGACCAAACCCGCAATGTGGCCAAAATTCAGGGGATTCAATTTAGTGCTATTGCCAAGCGGGTCAGCGCCGCCGATGTGGAGGCTATAACGCACCAATACTGTGAACATTTTCCAATTGCGCGGCTCAAATCGGCGCCGTTGTGGCAGCTAGAATTGCAGACCATCAAAATGACCGACAACCTGCTCGGTTTTGGCAAAAAGCACCATTGGCAACGCTTGGATGACTGCACAATTTCAGCGTGA
- a CDS encoding nucleoside triphosphate pyrophosphohydrolase family protein, which produces MKLLQLNHAIYQQLYTDIAEFRHTYDLAVADPSSLTEQQDALHTSLITEELTELAEAQDIVEQADAIVDSVYVLMGRLVHLGIDDVTQDSTGISYLIDILLQVANARTIDFISCWHEVHSSNMSKVCRTQQELDDTIAHYAEQGIKIEGVSKGGYLIAKCAEDCQLQGKLVRRGKVLKSVYYRPADLAKLITG; this is translated from the coding sequence ATGAAATTACTCCAACTTAACCACGCCATCTACCAGCAGCTGTATACCGATATTGCCGAATTCCGCCATACCTATGATTTGGCCGTCGCAGATCCTAGTTCGCTGACAGAGCAGCAAGACGCGCTACATACCTCGCTGATCACCGAAGAGTTGACCGAACTTGCTGAAGCACAAGACATCGTCGAACAGGCCGACGCGATTGTGGATAGTGTGTATGTGCTGATGGGACGCCTAGTGCATTTAGGCATCGACGATGTGACCCAAGACAGCACAGGGATCAGCTATCTGATTGATATTTTGCTGCAAGTGGCCAATGCCCGCACCATCGATTTCATCAGTTGCTGGCATGAAGTCCATAGCTCCAACATGAGCAAAGTCTGTCGTACCCAACAAGAATTAGACGACACCATCGCCCATTACGCCGAGCAAGGCATTAAGATTGAAGGCGTGAGTAAAGGCGGTTACTTGATTGCCAAATGCGCCGAAGATTGCCAACTGCAAGGCAAATTGGTACGCCGTGGCAAGGTGTTGAAATCCGTTTATTATCGCCCTGCGGATCTGGCTAAGTTAATCACCGGCTGA
- the hslU gene encoding HslU--HslV peptidase ATPase subunit produces MSEMTPREIVHELDQHIIGQNKAKRSVAIALRNRWRRMQLDDALRHEVTPKNILMIGPTGVGKTEIARRLAKLANAPFIKVEATKFTEVGYVGKEVDQIIRDLTDTAVKMTREQQMKKCRTRAEEAAEERVLDALLPKPKNDWDSEKDEQSHTRQIFRKKLREGQLDDKEIEIDVMGPQVGVEIMAPPGMEEMTNQLQSLFQNMGQTPTKRRKLKIKDAMKQLTEEEAAKLVNQEDLKDQAIELVEQHGIVFLDEIDKICKRGESSGPDVSREGVQRDLLPLVEGCTVNTKHGMVKTDHILFIASGAFQMSKPSDLIPELQGRLPIRVELDALTAGDFKRILTEPHAALTEQYRALMATEGVTISFTEAGIERIAEAAFQVNESTENIGARRLHTIMERLMEDISYEASDKSGASYVIDAEYVNAHLDTLVHDEDLSRFIL; encoded by the coding sequence ATGTCTGAGATGACCCCCCGCGAGATTGTCCATGAACTGGACCAGCACATTATCGGTCAGAACAAAGCCAAACGTTCGGTAGCGATTGCGCTGCGTAACCGCTGGCGCCGTATGCAGCTGGATGATGCACTGCGTCATGAAGTGACTCCAAAAAACATTCTGATGATTGGCCCCACCGGTGTCGGTAAAACCGAGATCGCCCGTCGTCTGGCCAAGCTGGCCAACGCGCCATTTATCAAAGTGGAAGCGACTAAATTCACTGAAGTCGGTTACGTTGGTAAAGAAGTCGATCAGATCATTCGCGATCTGACCGATACCGCAGTGAAAATGACCCGCGAGCAGCAGATGAAAAAATGCCGCACCCGCGCCGAAGAAGCCGCAGAAGAGCGCGTATTAGATGCGCTGCTGCCGAAGCCGAAAAACGACTGGGACAGCGAAAAAGACGAGCAATCGCACACCCGCCAAATCTTCCGCAAAAAACTGCGTGAAGGTCAGTTGGATGATAAAGAGATTGAGATCGACGTGATGGGCCCGCAAGTGGGCGTTGAAATCATGGCGCCTCCCGGCATGGAAGAGATGACCAACCAGTTGCAGAGCCTGTTCCAAAACATGGGCCAAACGCCAACTAAGCGCCGCAAACTGAAGATCAAAGATGCCATGAAGCAGCTGACTGAAGAGGAAGCGGCCAAACTGGTGAATCAAGAAGATCTGAAAGACCAAGCGATTGAATTAGTAGAACAACACGGCATAGTATTCTTGGATGAAATTGACAAAATCTGTAAGCGTGGCGAAAGCTCAGGCCCAGATGTATCACGCGAAGGGGTGCAACGTGACCTGCTGCCGTTGGTTGAGGGCTGCACCGTCAACACCAAGCACGGCATGGTGAAAACCGATCACATTCTGTTTATTGCCTCTGGTGCGTTCCAGATGTCAAAACCGTCAGATCTGATCCCCGAGCTGCAAGGCCGTTTGCCGATCCGTGTTGAGTTGGATGCGCTGACCGCGGGCGACTTCAAACGTATTTTGACTGAGCCGCACGCGGCGCTGACTGAACAGTACCGCGCATTGATGGCCACTGAAGGTGTCACCATTAGCTTTACTGAAGCGGGCATTGAGCGCATCGCTGAAGCAGCGTTCCAAGTCAACGAAAGCACCGAAAATATTGGCGCTCGTCGTCTGCACACCATCATGGAACGCTTGATGGAAGATATCTCTTATGAGGCATCCGACAAATCAGGTGCCAGCTATGTGATTGATGCCGAATACGTTAATGCGCATCTGGATACGCTAGTACACGACGAAGATTTGAGCCGCTTTATTCTGTAA
- the hslV gene encoding ATP-dependent protease subunit HslV: MTTIVSVRRNNQVVMAGDGQVSLGNTVMKGNARKVRRLYHNKVIAGFAGGTADAFTLFEKFEAQLEMHQGHLMKAAVELAKEWRTDRALRKLEALLAVADHSASLIITGNGDVLQPENDLIAIGSGGNYAQSAAIALLQNTELGARDICEKSLTIAGDICVFTNQFKTIEELNY, from the coding sequence GTGACCACAATCGTATCAGTACGCCGCAATAATCAGGTTGTTATGGCGGGTGACGGTCAGGTTTCATTGGGAAACACCGTCATGAAAGGCAACGCGCGTAAAGTTCGCCGTCTGTACCACAACAAAGTGATTGCCGGTTTTGCCGGTGGTACTGCCGATGCCTTCACCCTATTTGAGAAATTTGAAGCTCAGCTAGAGATGCACCAAGGCCATCTGATGAAGGCCGCCGTTGAGCTTGCCAAAGAGTGGCGCACCGACCGCGCTCTGCGCAAACTAGAAGCGCTGCTCGCCGTGGCTGACCACTCCGCCTCACTGATCATCACCGGTAATGGTGATGTATTGCAGCCAGAAAACGATTTAATTGCCATCGGCTCCGGTGGTAACTACGCGCAATCAGCGGCCATCGCCCTGCTGCAAAATACTGAACTGGGCGCCCGCGACATCTGTGAAAAGTCGCTGACCATCGCTGGTGATATCTGTGTGTTCACCAACCAGTTCAAAACCATTGAAGAACTCAATTACTAA
- a CDS encoding ABC transporter substrate-binding protein, which yields MVILATPMVCGAESLRTVAYAEQIVTVPEQVTKVATSWEAQNSVLAMLGYGDKIVATTRYARNTPAFQKFIPSIKDTELSTMAGSAEVNVEQLMRLHPDVLFVAAGFPENKRAQLEAHGIAVASFPANSMVSLIERVLLTGEILGPDAYAKAQSYKAYFERNKSLVAERLARVPAEQRLRVYVASGSPLTTSSRPSLNQDWIDLAGGINVAEDWSLLDVRHGNANVNVEVIMAAQPDVIVSMRQRDVITINQDPRWRTIAAVKNNRVYANPRGLFWWCRETSEQALQFLWLAKTLYPTAFADIDIRQETYDFYKKFYGISLADADIDSFLVPVES from the coding sequence ATGGTAATACTCGCAACACCTATGGTTTGCGGGGCGGAATCGCTCAGAACGGTAGCATATGCAGAGCAAATTGTTACAGTGCCTGAGCAGGTCACTAAAGTCGCGACCAGTTGGGAAGCACAAAATTCAGTATTAGCCATGTTGGGTTACGGTGACAAAATTGTCGCGACTACACGTTATGCTAGAAATACTCCCGCTTTTCAGAAATTTATCCCCAGTATTAAAGATACAGAACTATCTACCATGGCAGGCTCTGCGGAAGTGAATGTCGAGCAGTTGATGCGATTGCATCCTGACGTTCTGTTTGTGGCGGCGGGGTTTCCAGAGAATAAACGAGCCCAGCTTGAAGCACACGGAATTGCAGTGGCAAGTTTCCCAGCAAACTCAATGGTGAGTTTGATTGAACGGGTGCTGCTCACCGGTGAAATACTTGGCCCAGATGCGTATGCGAAGGCGCAATCCTATAAAGCCTACTTCGAACGAAATAAAAGCTTGGTGGCAGAGCGCCTAGCGAGGGTGCCCGCTGAGCAACGTTTGCGAGTTTATGTCGCTTCCGGTTCCCCATTGACCACCTCTTCGCGGCCATCGCTCAATCAGGATTGGATAGACTTGGCGGGTGGGATCAATGTGGCAGAAGATTGGTCTTTGCTGGATGTCCGTCATGGTAACGCCAACGTCAATGTTGAAGTGATTATGGCAGCGCAACCGGATGTGATTGTGAGCATGCGGCAACGTGATGTCATCACGATTAACCAAGATCCTCGCTGGCGAACGATTGCCGCGGTTAAAAATAATCGCGTTTATGCCAATCCTCGCGGCTTGTTTTGGTGGTGCCGTGAAACCTCGGAACAGGCATTGCAGTTTTTGTGGTTAGCCAAAACACTTTACCCAACGGCGTTTGCGGACATTGATATTCGCCAAGAAACCTATGACTTCTATAAAAAATTTTATGGTATCTCACTCGCTGATGCCGATATTGACAGCTTTTTAGTCCCGGTTGAGTCCTAA
- a CDS encoding (2Fe-2S)-binding protein, with amino-acid sequence MKLQINQQTYDVDAPEDTPLLWILRDNLGLTGTKYGCGLAQCGACSVMIDDEVVRSCVMPASYAVGKQITTIEAIEEDAIGKRVVDAWVQHQVPQCGYCQSGQVMAVTALLKATPHPSKDEISAAISNLCRCGTYNAIEQAIDELAYDATRASHKDAEQVEDNA; translated from the coding sequence ATGAAACTTCAGATTAATCAGCAAACTTACGATGTCGATGCGCCAGAAGATACGCCACTGCTGTGGATTCTGCGCGATAATCTCGGCTTAACGGGTACCAAGTATGGCTGCGGTTTAGCTCAGTGTGGCGCTTGCTCGGTAATGATAGACGATGAGGTAGTACGCTCTTGCGTGATGCCCGCGTCTTATGCTGTGGGCAAACAGATCACCACCATTGAGGCTATCGAAGAGGATGCCATTGGCAAGCGGGTGGTGGATGCCTGGGTGCAACACCAAGTGCCACAATGCGGTTATTGCCAATCCGGTCAAGTGATGGCAGTAACCGCTTTACTCAAAGCCACGCCACATCCTAGTAAAGATGAAATTAGTGCGGCGATTAGCAACTTGTGCCGTTGCGGTACCTATAACGCTATCGAACAAGCTATTGACGAACTGGCTTACGATGCAACTCGTGCCTCCCACAAAGACGCAGAACAAGTGGAGGACAATGCATGA